The Niastella koreensis GR20-10 genome includes a window with the following:
- a CDS encoding universal stress protein: protein MVLGTHGRTGMSHLLTGSVAEKVIRHSTKPLIIPTK, encoded by the coding sequence ATTGTTCTTGGCACTCACGGAAGAACCGGGATGAGTCATCTGCTTACAGGCAGCGTGGCAGAAAAGGTAATCAGACATTCCACTAAACCATTAATAATTCCAACTAAATAA